A region from the Pelobates fuscus isolate aPelFus1 chromosome 1, aPelFus1.pri, whole genome shotgun sequence genome encodes:
- the LOC134587055 gene encoding stomatin-like, whose translation MHSGRGSPSFICYQTNKVQPEMDPSYDQEKPGQSEPSSNVEPQPENQGVDCFGFILIFFSFLMVLITFPISIWSCIKIVQEYERAVIFRLGRVRSGAKGPGIFWILPCTDDFCRIDLRTVSFAVPPQEVLTKDSVTIMVDAVVFYRIFNPIITVVKVDDANKATQMLAQTTLRNMLGTKSLTEILVDREEMAEQMGKILYDATKDWGIKVERVEIKDVKLPGSLQRAMAAEAEAAREARAKVVAAEGEMNASRALREAAVIMSDTPAALQLRYLQTLSHISTEQNSTIIFPIPIEFFSLFSRN comes from the exons ATGCACAGTGGAAGAGGATCTCCTAGTTTTATATGTTATCAAACAAATAAGGTGCAGCCAGAAATGGATCCAAGTTATGACCAAGAAAAACCAGGACAATCCGAACCTTCAAGTAACGTGGAACCGCAGCCTG AAAACCAAGGAGTAGACTGCTTTGGATTTATTTtgatcttcttttcttttttgatggTCCTAATCACCTTTCCCATTTCAATTTGGTCCTGcataaag ATTGTACAGGAATATGAAAGAGCGGTCATTTTTCGCTTGGGGAGAGTTAGATCTGGAGCAAAAGGACCAG GAATATTCTGGATTCTGCCGTGCACTGACGATTTCTGCCGAATTGACTTGAGAACCGTCTCCTTCGCTGTTCCTCCACAAGAA GTTCTAACAAAAGACTCTGTAACTATCATGGTTGATGCTGTTGTGTTCTACCGTATCTTTAATCCGATCATCACCGTGGTCAAAGTGGATGATGCTAATAAAGCCACACAAATGCTGGCTCAGACCACACTGAGAAACATGCTGGGTACCAAAAGCCTAACTGAAATCCTTGTAGATCGCGAAGAGATGGCCGAACAAATGGGC AAAATTTTATATGATGCAACCAAAGATTGGGGTATTAAGGTGGAACGTGTGGAGATTAAAGACGTTAAGTTACCAGGGTCTCTGCAAAGAGCAATGGCTGCTGAAGCTGAAGCCGCTCGAGAAGCCAGAGCGAAG GTTGTTGCTGCAGAAGGAGAAATGAATGCCTCGCGGGCGTTGAGAGAAGCCGCTGTGATTATGTCTGACACTCCAGCAGCTCTCCAGCTACGCTATTTGCAGACCCTCTCTCATATTTCAACAGAACAAAATTCAACCATCATTTTCCCAATACCTATTGAGTTCTTTTCATTATTTTCCCGTAATTAG
- the RBM11 gene encoding splicing regulator RBM11, with product MLNRQDEADRTLFVGNLDCNVKEEILYELFLQAGPLTKVNIAKDKEGNFKSFGFVCFKHTESVPYAISLLNGIRLYGRPIKLDYRFGNSRSSESTSPLQSPENGFVANTPGSGMVRGGDNYPLSPSMAGIDHGYLSQAYLYFCSMMNPFLAFQNAAYGLMTQESPNYMPSLQWNKDSFFQAYEKSGSSSTAGPSSVNWGQTNPSNSKWCQRPEDTRKRKADTETRETSSDESVCSSNPPEQTPTSKKHNAKRRC from the exons aTGTTAAACAGACAGGATGAGGCGGACAGGACCCTGTTCGTGGGGAATTTAGACTGCAATGTCAAGGAGGAGATCCTCTACGAGCTCTTTCTGCAG GCTGGACCATTGACCAAAGTAAACATTGCAAAAGACAAAGAAGGCAATTTTAAGTCGTTTGGTTTTGTCTGCTTCAAACACACTGAATCTGTGCCTTATGCCATATCCTTGCTGAACGGCATCCGTTTATATGGAAGACCAATTAAACTTGATTATCGTTTTG GTAACTCTCGCTCTTCTGAATCCACCAGTCCCTTGCAAAGTCCAGAGAATGGTTTTGTTGCCAATACACCTGGCTCTGG CATGGTCAGAGGTGGAGACAATTATCCTCTGTCTCCCTCAATGGCCGGTATAGACCATGGCTATTTGTCACAGGCATATTTATACTTCTGTAGTATG atgaacCCGTTTTTAGCTTTTCAGAATGCTGCTTATGGATTAATGACCCAGGAATCCCCAAATTACATGCCAAGTCTTCAATGGAACAAGGACAGTTTCTTTCAAGCCTATGAAAAATCAGGATCTAGTTCCACTGCTGGACCTAGTTCTGTCAACTGGGGCCAGACAAACCCAAGCAACTCCAAATGGTGCCAAAGACCAGAGGACACTAGAAAAAGAAAAGCAGATACAGAAACCAGGGAAACCAGTAGTGACGAATCAGTCTGTAGCAGCAATCCACCGGAGCAAACTCCAACATCTAAAAAGCACAATGCTAAAAGAAGATGTTGA